TATCGCTATTGCCACAAGGAATTTCAAAAGTACCCTGCTCAAGTCTTTTGTAAAACATCCAGAACCCGTCATTATCCCAGACAATCATTTTCAGCCTGTCACGGCGTTTGTTGTAAAAGACAAACAGTGCTCCGCTAAGAGGATCTGATTGCAGATATGATTGTATTTCTCCACAGAGTCCGTCAAAACATTTGCGAAAATCTGTCGGTCTGTTAGCAATGTAAATCTCTGCCGGAAAAGAAAAAGATATCATCGCTTTTAACCCCGGACTATGCTGTACTCAAGTATTGCGCGTAAAATATCTGGTGAAATATGTTCCGGAATTCGTATTACAGTGCTGTTTCCGATATTGATTTCAATAAACGGTGATGAAGATTTATTGTTTTTCTGTTCAAGAATAACTCTGGAAAATGAAGGCAGGGGTATTTTTTGTCCAGACTTCTGATGTTGTAATGGATGGGTT
Above is a genomic segment from Fibrobacter sp. containing:
- the tnpB gene encoding IS66 family insertion sequence element accessory protein TnpB; the protein is MISFSFPAEIYIANRPTDFRKCFDGLCGEIQSYLQSDPLSGALFVFYNKRRDRLKMIVWDNDGFWMFYKRLEQGTFEIPCGNSDISRISINAEQLHLMLCGIELSSVRKRKRFEFQQMCQAKQVPEICCS